The following are encoded in a window of Amycolatopsis lexingtonensis genomic DNA:
- a CDS encoding MFS transporter, translating to MTRGDHPTDGVAAGDRGRRSIATRLSGNRDYRLLWTGQVVSEAGFSTTMIAFPLLVLALTGSAAQSGLVVGSVAIAQLVAGLPAGALVDRWPRKLVMLGCEAVQAIAAVGLVLALWWGTAGVGLLVAVAVVMGVCRALFEPAEEASLPRLVADEQVPAAVAMNAARTSAGQLSGTALGGFLFALGRLVPFAFDVVAHVFAFVSLVFVRLPGRPAPAGRAPAHLGREILEGLRWVWQQPRLRVTVFCVVSLNLFFSAYYLVIIVLANERGVPSGEIGVMAAMLGAGGILGALAAPYLHRKLSPYLLIAGVFWALTVLTPLAVFVHSGYLMGVLFAVIAFLPPAANTTISTYQLLFTPDHLRGRLGGVLGVTGGLAAALGPALGGWLVDALPGPAAVLTCAAAIALVTILTTCSGTLRGFPAAAQARELDPVTERNP from the coding sequence GTGACGCGCGGCGACCACCCGACGGACGGCGTCGCCGCAGGCGATCGCGGGCGGCGGTCCATCGCGACCCGGCTCAGCGGGAACCGCGACTACCGGCTGCTGTGGACCGGCCAGGTCGTCTCGGAGGCCGGCTTCAGCACCACGATGATCGCGTTCCCCCTGCTCGTCCTGGCACTCACCGGCTCCGCCGCGCAATCAGGCCTGGTCGTCGGCTCCGTAGCGATCGCCCAACTCGTCGCGGGCCTGCCCGCCGGCGCGCTGGTCGACCGCTGGCCCCGCAAGCTGGTCATGCTCGGTTGCGAGGCGGTCCAAGCGATCGCGGCCGTCGGCCTCGTCCTCGCCCTGTGGTGGGGCACCGCCGGAGTCGGGCTGCTGGTCGCCGTCGCCGTCGTGATGGGGGTGTGCCGCGCGCTGTTCGAACCGGCGGAGGAAGCGAGCCTCCCGCGGCTCGTGGCCGACGAGCAGGTGCCCGCGGCGGTCGCGATGAACGCCGCGCGGACCAGTGCTGGGCAGCTATCGGGCACCGCGCTCGGCGGGTTCCTGTTCGCGTTGGGGCGGCTGGTGCCGTTCGCCTTCGACGTGGTCGCGCACGTGTTCGCGTTCGTGTCTCTGGTGTTCGTGCGGCTGCCGGGCCGTCCCGCGCCGGCCGGGCGGGCGCCCGCGCACCTGGGGCGGGAGATCCTCGAAGGGCTGCGGTGGGTGTGGCAGCAGCCGCGGCTGCGCGTCACGGTCTTCTGCGTGGTGAGCCTGAACCTGTTCTTCTCCGCCTACTACCTGGTGATCATCGTGCTGGCGAACGAACGCGGCGTGCCGTCCGGCGAAATCGGCGTGATGGCGGCGATGCTCGGCGCGGGCGGGATCCTCGGTGCGCTGGCGGCGCCGTACCTGCACCGGAAGCTCAGCCCGTACCTGCTGATCGCCGGCGTGTTCTGGGCACTGACTGTGCTGACCCCGCTCGCGGTCTTCGTCCACAGTGGATACCTGATGGGCGTGCTGTTCGCCGTGATCGCGTTCCTGCCGCCGGCGGCCAACACGACGATCAGCACCTACCAGCTCCTGTTCACCCCCGACCACCTCCGTGGCCGCCTCGGCGGGGTCCTCGGCGTGACGGGCGGCCTCGCGGCGGCCCTCGGCCCGGCACTGGGCGGCTGGCTGGTGGACGCCCTCCCCGGCCCGGCGGCGGTCCTGACCTGCGCGGCGGCCATCGCGCTGGTCACCATCCTGACGACGTGCAGCGGCACCCTCCGCGGCTTCCCCGCGGCGGCGCAGGCACGCGAACTCGATCCCGTAACGGAAAGGAACCCCTGA